One part of the Caproiciproducens sp. CPB-2 genome encodes these proteins:
- a CDS encoding HK97-gp10 family putative phage morphogenesis protein, which translates to MAKAEMKMPEDFLLKVSRLNEKTDEILPKVLEAGGQVVLERVKSNLSAVVGKGTKIPSRSTGELESALGLSPAKPKRDGSGWDIKVGFAEPRSGGGSNAKIANILEYGKHGQPPKPFLKPAKTQSRKTCVETMKSKLDEEVRKI; encoded by the coding sequence ATGGCAAAAGCAGAAATGAAAATGCCGGAGGACTTTCTCCTGAAGGTTTCCCGGCTGAATGAAAAGACAGATGAAATTCTGCCGAAGGTTCTCGAAGCCGGCGGGCAGGTCGTACTGGAGCGGGTAAAATCCAACCTCTCCGCCGTCGTCGGGAAAGGCACAAAAATTCCGAGCCGCTCCACCGGCGAACTGGAAAGCGCGCTGGGGCTTTCGCCCGCCAAACCCAAGCGGGACGGCTCGGGCTGGGATATCAAGGTCGGCTTTGCCGAGCCGCGCTCGGGCGGCGGCAGTAACGCGAAAATCGCCAATATTCTCGAATACGGCAAACACGGACAGCCGCCCAAGCCCTTTCTCAAGCCGGCGAAAACCCAGAGCCGCAAAACCTGCGTCGAAACGATGAAATCAAAGCTGGATGAGGAGGTACGGAAAATATGA
- a CDS encoding head-tail adaptor protein: MSFGKMNSFIDIISNAPVKDADGFVTQGDTVLASVRAYKEERNGSERWANRAVFSEASVLFRFRKIPGVEVSPSLFIICEEKRYRITSAEDVRGRGMYVECLCELVEGSVN, encoded by the coding sequence ATGAGTTTTGGAAAAATGAACAGCTTCATTGACATCATCTCCAACGCGCCGGTCAAGGATGCGGACGGCTTTGTTACGCAGGGCGACACGGTTCTCGCCTCGGTTCGCGCCTACAAAGAGGAGCGCAACGGCTCGGAGCGCTGGGCAAACAGGGCGGTCTTTTCCGAAGCGTCCGTGCTGTTCCGCTTCCGTAAAATCCCCGGCGTCGAGGTCAGTCCGTCTCTCTTCATCATCTGCGAGGAGAAGCGCTACCGCATCACCAGCGCGGAGGACGTGCGCGGGCGCGGAATGTATGTGGAATGCCTGTGCGAGCTGGTGGAAGGGAGCGTGAATTGA
- a CDS encoding head-tail connector protein: protein MTPADLLAQVKENLILTHDQDDDLLLRLIAAAISYAESYQHVSAGYYGENAMSPTTEQAVIMLVSNWYESRDGSTGGFFADSVQAGRQVWDTVNLLLRLDRDWKV, encoded by the coding sequence ATGACGCCCGCGGATTTACTGGCTCAAGTTAAGGAAAACCTGATCCTCACACACGATCAGGACGATGATTTGCTTCTGCGGTTGATTGCCGCCGCCATCTCCTACGCCGAAAGCTACCAGCACGTTTCGGCGGGATATTATGGCGAAAACGCCATGTCTCCCACCACCGAGCAGGCCGTGATTATGCTCGTTTCCAACTGGTACGAGTCCCGCGACGGCTCCACGGGCGGCTTTTTCGCCGATTCCGTGCAGGCGGGCCGGCAGGTGTGGGATACGGTCAATCTGCTGCTGCGGCTGGATCGGGATTGGAAGGTATAG
- a CDS encoding phage major capsid protein: MNKILELREKRAKAWDAAKAFLDSKRSGDGLLSAEDTAVYDKMEADVMALGKEIERLERQSAIDAELSKATSAPITNIPEKTGGAPKNIRAAAEYRADFLNILRGRAPVNNVLSTSPDTDGGYLVPAEFENRIVAGLEETNVVRSIAKVITTSAERKIPVAATHSTAQWTAENAAYTESNPTFAQKTIDAFKLTDLVKVSVELLQDSMFDLESYIALEFARAFGVAEEEAFCVGTGTGQPTGIFAENGGTVGVTAGSATAITVDNLVDLIYALKSPYRRNAVFLMKDVTVSALRKLKDVNGAYLWQPSIQAGQPDRLLGYPIYTSPYAPAAEAGSLPIAFGDFSNYWIADRMGRTVQRLNELYAGNGQVGFIAAERVDGKVILAEGIQLLKMAAGS; encoded by the coding sequence ATGAACAAGATTCTCGAACTGCGCGAAAAGCGCGCCAAAGCGTGGGACGCGGCCAAGGCGTTTCTGGATTCCAAGCGGAGCGGCGACGGCCTGCTTTCCGCCGAGGACACGGCGGTCTACGACAAGATGGAAGCCGACGTCATGGCGCTGGGAAAGGAAATCGAGCGTTTGGAACGCCAGTCGGCTATCGACGCGGAGCTTTCAAAGGCGACCAGCGCTCCCATTACCAACATCCCGGAAAAGACCGGCGGAGCGCCGAAAAACATCCGCGCCGCCGCCGAATACCGCGCCGACTTTCTGAACATCCTGCGCGGCAGAGCGCCCGTCAACAACGTTCTGAGCACGTCCCCCGACACGGACGGCGGCTATCTGGTTCCCGCGGAGTTTGAAAACCGGATTGTCGCGGGGCTGGAGGAAACCAACGTCGTCCGCTCGATCGCCAAGGTGATCACGACCTCGGCGGAGCGCAAGATTCCCGTTGCCGCCACCCATTCCACCGCCCAGTGGACGGCGGAAAACGCCGCCTACACTGAGAGCAATCCGACCTTTGCCCAGAAAACCATCGACGCCTTCAAGCTGACCGACCTTGTGAAGGTTTCCGTGGAGCTTCTGCAGGACAGCATGTTCGATCTGGAAAGCTACATTGCCCTCGAATTTGCACGCGCCTTCGGCGTTGCGGAAGAAGAAGCCTTCTGCGTCGGCACCGGAACCGGCCAGCCCACGGGCATCTTTGCCGAAAACGGCGGCACGGTGGGCGTAACCGCGGGTTCCGCCACGGCGATCACCGTCGATAACCTGGTCGACCTGATCTATGCGCTGAAATCCCCTTACCGCAGGAACGCAGTGTTCCTGATGAAGGATGTGACGGTCTCCGCCCTGCGCAAACTGAAGGATGTCAACGGCGCGTACCTCTGGCAGCCTTCCATTCAGGCGGGACAGCCGGACAGACTGCTGGGATACCCGATTTACACCAGCCCCTATGCCCCCGCCGCGGAAGCCGGCTCTCTCCCCATTGCCTTCGGGGACTTCTCCAACTACTGGATCGCCGACCGCATGGGCCGCACGGTGCAGAGGCTGAACGAGCTTTACGCCGGAAACGGGCAGGTGGGCTTCATCGCCGCCGAGCGCGTGGACGGCAAGGTCATCCTTGCGGAAGGCATCCAGCTGCTCAAAATGGCGGCGGGTTCGTAA
- a CDS encoding head maturation protease, ClpP-related has protein sequence MQVQTRAGSPQKDQSRGRESPPAARRFWNWVRDEDSHERTLYLNGVISDETWWGDEVTPKMFKDELFAGDGSVTVWINSPGGDVFAAAQIYNMLMDYAGRVTVKIDGLAASAASVIAMAGGDVYMSPVSMLMIHNPSTIAVGDSEEMLRAKALLDEVKESIINAYELKSGLSRTKLSHLMDAETWMNANKAVELGFADKILFAESEPAPADAMIFSRTAVTASLISRLPKTPKPKTGTPIAALEQRLFLITH, from the coding sequence ATGCAGGTACAAACGCGGGCAGGTAGCCCTCAAAAAGATCAAAGCCGGGGGCGCGAATCGCCGCCGGCGGCTCGCCGCTTCTGGAACTGGGTGCGGGATGAGGATTCCCATGAGCGCACGCTCTATCTCAACGGCGTCATCTCGGACGAAACCTGGTGGGGCGACGAAGTCACCCCCAAGATGTTCAAGGACGAACTTTTTGCCGGCGACGGCAGCGTCACCGTGTGGATCAATTCCCCCGGCGGCGACGTGTTCGCGGCGGCGCAGATTTACAACATGCTGATGGACTACGCCGGGCGCGTCACCGTAAAGATTGACGGGCTGGCGGCGTCCGCGGCCTCGGTCATCGCCATGGCGGGAGGCGATGTATATATGTCCCCCGTGTCCATGCTGATGATCCATAACCCCTCGACCATCGCCGTCGGCGACAGCGAGGAGATGCTCCGGGCCAAGGCCCTTCTGGACGAGGTAAAGGAAAGCATCATCAACGCCTACGAGCTGAAATCCGGGCTGTCCCGGACAAAGCTCTCTCACCTGATGGACGCCGAAACCTGGATGAACGCCAACAAGGCGGTTGAACTGGGGTTCGCGGACAAAATCCTGTTTGCCGAAAGCGAACCGGCGCCCGCCGACGCCATGATCTTTTCCCGCACGGCGGTTACGGCGTCGCTGATCAGCAGACTTCCCAAAACGCCGAAACCCAAGACAGGAACCCCGATTGCGGCGTTGGAACAGCGTCTTTTTTTGATTACTCACTGA
- a CDS encoding phage portal protein, with the protein MSIFSGLFRSRDKPQNSLPGRLSFLFGGTASGKAVNERTAMQTTAVYACVRILSEAVAGLPVHIYRYRADGGKERVPLHPLYRLLHDEPNPEMTSFVFRETLMSHLLIWGNAYAQVIRNGRGQAVALYPLLPNKMDVGRGRSGELLYTYYRDADESGFSPKGGYVTLRRDEILHIPGLGFDGLIGYSPIAMAKNAIGMSLATEEYGASFFANGANPGGVLEHPGVIKDIQRVKDSWNSAYQGSGNAHRVAVLEEGMKFQAIGIPPEEAQFLETRKFQVNEIARIFRVPPHMVGDLEKSSFSNIEQQSLEFVKYTLDPWVIRWEQSLQQSLLLPSEKASLFIRFNLDGLLRGDYQSRMNGYAVGRQNGWLSANDIRELEDMNRIPAEEGGDLYLVNGNMLPLSQAGNFYEEEASENAGTNAGR; encoded by the coding sequence TTGAGCATATTTTCAGGCCTGTTCCGTTCCCGTGACAAGCCGCAGAACAGTCTTCCCGGCCGCCTGAGCTTCCTGTTCGGCGGCACGGCCAGCGGCAAAGCGGTCAACGAGCGGACGGCCATGCAGACCACGGCGGTGTACGCCTGCGTGCGCATCCTGTCCGAGGCCGTCGCCGGGCTTCCCGTGCATATTTACCGTTACAGGGCGGACGGCGGAAAGGAACGCGTTCCCCTGCACCCGCTTTACCGCCTGCTTCATGACGAGCCGAACCCGGAAATGACCTCGTTCGTGTTCCGGGAAACGCTGATGAGCCACCTTCTCATTTGGGGAAACGCCTACGCGCAGGTCATCCGCAACGGGCGCGGGCAGGCAGTAGCGCTGTATCCGCTCCTGCCGAACAAAATGGACGTCGGCCGCGGCCGGTCTGGAGAGCTTCTCTATACCTATTACCGCGATGCGGACGAAAGCGGTTTCAGCCCAAAGGGCGGATATGTCACGCTTCGCCGGGACGAAATCCTGCACATTCCCGGGCTTGGGTTCGACGGCCTGATCGGCTACAGCCCCATCGCCATGGCGAAAAACGCCATCGGGATGTCGCTTGCCACCGAAGAGTACGGCGCCAGCTTTTTTGCCAACGGGGCGAACCCCGGCGGCGTGCTGGAGCATCCCGGTGTCATTAAAGACATCCAGAGGGTCAAGGACAGCTGGAACTCCGCCTATCAGGGCAGCGGCAATGCCCATCGTGTGGCCGTGCTGGAAGAGGGCATGAAGTTTCAAGCCATCGGCATTCCGCCGGAGGAAGCGCAGTTTCTGGAAACGCGCAAGTTTCAGGTCAACGAAATCGCCCGCATCTTCCGCGTGCCGCCCCACATGGTGGGAGACCTTGAGAAATCCAGCTTCTCCAACATCGAACAGCAGAGCCTGGAATTCGTGAAGTACACCCTCGACCCGTGGGTGATCCGCTGGGAACAGAGCCTTCAGCAGTCCCTGCTCCTTCCCTCCGAAAAAGCATCGCTGTTCATCCGGTTTAATCTGGACGGCCTTCTGCGCGGCGACTACCAGAGCCGCATGAACGGGTACGCCGTCGGGCGGCAGAACGGCTGGCTCTCCGCCAACGACATCCGCGAGCTGGAGGACATGAACCGCATTCCCGCCGAGGAAGGCGGCGATCTCTATCTGGTCAACGGAAACATGCTCCCGCTTTCTCAGGCGGGAAATTTTTATGAAGAGGAGGCTTCTGAGAATGCAGGTACAAACGCGGGCAGGTAG
- a CDS encoding type II toxin-antitoxin system RelE/ParE family toxin, with protein sequence MSVWNVAYTEQAERDLRDIYEYIAFSLLEPEIAKKQARRILDAAARLNEMPLRFLLYEKEPWHGKGLRVLPVDHYLVFYLPIETQKTAVVIRIMYGGRDLDAQLRQTEENT encoded by the coding sequence ATGAGCGTCTGGAACGTGGCCTACACCGAGCAGGCGGAGCGCGACCTGCGCGATATTTACGAATATATCGCTTTCTCGCTGCTGGAGCCGGAAATCGCAAAGAAGCAGGCCCGGCGTATTCTGGACGCGGCGGCAAGATTGAACGAGATGCCGCTTCGCTTCCTGCTCTATGAAAAAGAGCCGTGGCATGGCAAAGGGCTGCGGGTTTTGCCGGTTGATCACTATCTGGTGTTTTATCTGCCGATAGAAACCCAGAAAACGGCCGTCGTCATCCGCATCATGTACGGCGGGCGCGATCTTGACGCGCAGCTGCGGCAGACGGAAGAGAACACCTGA
- a CDS encoding type II toxin-antitoxin system RelB/DinJ family antitoxin, producing MARTSNIFARVEPEIKEQAEQVLEQLGIPMSNAIGLFLRQVVLQRGIPFDMKLPRSKPLPVGTLSEEQFNAEIEKGLADLASGKVVSADGVADRMRRDYGV from the coding sequence ATGGCAAGAACATCAAATATTTTCGCGCGTGTCGAACCCGAAATTAAGGAACAGGCCGAACAGGTGCTGGAACAGCTCGGCATCCCCATGTCCAACGCGATCGGTCTTTTTCTGAGGCAGGTCGTGCTGCAGCGCGGGATTCCTTTCGATATGAAACTGCCGCGGAGCAAACCGCTGCCCGTCGGCACGCTCAGCGAGGAGCAGTTCAACGCCGAAATTGAAAAGGGGCTGGCGGATCTGGCCTCGGGTAAGGTTGTTTCAGCGGACGGCGTTGCCGACAGGATGCGCCGGGATTACGGAGTATGA